The following proteins come from a genomic window of Methanospirillum lacunae:
- a CDS encoding DUF2124 family protein → MKNSTLQGIPGMLRPFKEYLETWSLPEGAEVVFFGVPGTCTPFVELLCYAARSLPCTFLFAPYLHEDESRKMVYTEGLGFQLGEPCKITNPSVFILMGGLSMPGVPVKIEEAEALLAKYPGVACAGICFMHMFQKSGWLDKISFDLLIDATISVDITVE, encoded by the coding sequence ATGAAAAATAGTACTCTTCAGGGAATCCCTGGAATGCTGCGGCCGTTTAAAGAATATCTTGAAACATGGTCCCTTCCGGAGGGTGCTGAAGTGGTCTTTTTCGGTGTGCCCGGAACCTGCACTCCTTTTGTGGAGCTGCTCTGTTATGCTGCCCGATCACTTCCGTGTACGTTTCTATTTGCTCCCTATCTCCATGAGGATGAGTCACGAAAGATGGTGTATACAGAGGGTCTCGGGTTTCAACTTGGAGAGCCCTGCAAGATTACCAACCCCTCGGTCTTTATACTGATGGGAGGGCTCTCTATGCCTGGTGTACCGGTGAAGATCGAGGAGGCAGAAGCATTACTTGCAAAATATCCCGGTGTTGCATGTGCAGGGATCTGTTTCATGCACATGTTTCAGAAATCAGGCTGGCTTGATAAAATCTCCTTTGATCTTCTGATAGATGCAACCATAAGTGTCGATATAACCGTTGAATAA
- the atwA gene encoding methyl coenzyme M reductase system, component A2, whose amino-acid sequence MTRLITIENLSLSFDGIYALKNVSFTLDEGEILGVIGRSGAGKTTLIHLLRGIDQPPTTGRIIYHIAACPSCEYVTVQSHSGQKCPKCGGILSAIDVDFWNPDQELLKRRILARNAIMFQRTFALYGNDRVIDNVLHALDDIGYPAGKAITRAADLIDQVRLSHRMMHIARDLSGGEKQRVVLARQLAKEPFCLFADEPTGTLDPKTAYLVHKMLKEAAAASGMSMVVTSHFTQILDEVATTAILLEDGEIKASGSPKDVMAVFMKGFHDDEVFCGVECGKPILQARDLVKQYVSLDRGLIRAVNNIQLEVNHQEIFGIIGTSGAGKTTLSKMIAGIIEPTSGELNIRVGDEWVDMTKPGFDNRGRAKQYIGLLHQEYDLFPHRTVLDNLTDAIGLEFPKELAKQKAIITLKMAGFTVEKSKEVLNRLPGTLSEGERHRVALAQVLIREPTIVVLDEPTGTMDPITKVDVKHSILHAREEMEDTFIVVSHDMEFVRDICDRCALMRFGKIIKIGPTAEVLAEVTEEERQVMANE is encoded by the coding sequence ATGACCCGCCTTATTACAATAGAAAACCTCTCTCTTTCGTTTGATGGAATATATGCCCTGAAAAATGTCTCCTTTACTCTTGATGAAGGAGAGATCCTTGGCGTCATCGGCAGAAGCGGGGCAGGAAAGACAACTCTGATTCACCTGCTTCGTGGAATTGACCAGCCACCTACCACGGGCAGAATCATCTACCATATTGCGGCCTGCCCATCATGTGAATATGTCACTGTTCAGAGCCATTCAGGTCAGAAATGCCCTAAATGTGGGGGTATCCTCTCTGCAATAGATGTTGACTTCTGGAACCCAGATCAGGAACTCCTGAAACGGCGTATCCTGGCCAGGAATGCGATCATGTTCCAGCGGACCTTTGCCTTGTATGGAAATGACCGGGTCATTGATAATGTTCTTCACGCTCTTGATGATATCGGGTATCCTGCCGGAAAAGCCATAACCAGGGCTGCAGATCTCATCGATCAGGTCAGGCTCTCACACCGGATGATGCATATTGCCCGGGATCTTTCTGGTGGCGAAAAACAGCGTGTGGTTCTCGCCCGTCAGCTGGCAAAGGAGCCGTTCTGTCTCTTTGCAGACGAGCCGACCGGAACACTGGATCCAAAGACTGCCTACCTGGTTCACAAAATGCTCAAGGAGGCTGCTGCAGCATCAGGAATGTCAATGGTCGTAACCTCTCATTTCACCCAGATTCTTGATGAGGTTGCAACTACAGCCATTCTCCTTGAAGATGGCGAGATCAAAGCATCCGGGTCTCCAAAAGATGTCATGGCTGTCTTCATGAAAGGATTCCATGATGATGAAGTGTTCTGTGGTGTTGAGTGTGGTAAACCGATTCTCCAGGCACGCGATCTGGTAAAACAGTATGTCTCACTAGATCGCGGACTTATCCGTGCAGTCAATAACATTCAGTTAGAAGTAAACCATCAGGAGATCTTTGGAATCATCGGTACTTCGGGAGCCGGGAAAACGACTCTCTCAAAGATGATTGCCGGTATCATCGAGCCGACCAGTGGTGAACTGAACATAAGGGTCGGTGATGAATGGGTTGATATGACCAAGCCCGGGTTTGACAACCGTGGTCGGGCAAAACAATACATCGGACTTCTTCACCAGGAATATGATCTCTTTCCACACAGGACGGTGCTTGATAACCTAACCGATGCCATTGGCCTTGAGTTTCCCAAAGAGCTTGCGAAGCAGAAGGCGATTATCACCTTGAAGATGGCAGGGTTTACAGTAGAAAAGAGCAAAGAAGTCTTGAACCGCCTTCCGGGAACTCTGAGTGAGGGTGAACGTCACCGGGTTGCCCTCGCCCAGGTTTTAATCCGGGAACCGACAATTGTAGTCCTTGATGAGCCGACAGGGACGATGGATCCGATAACAAAGGTTGATGTGAAACATTCTATCCTGCATGCCCGTGAGGAGATGGAAGATACGTTCATTGTTGTGTCTCACGACATGGAGTTTGTGAGAGACATATGTGACCGCTGTGCTCTCATGCGATTTGGAAAGATCATCAAAATAGGTCCGACTGCAGAAGTCCTTGCTGAAGTAACCGAGGAAGAACGTCAGGTCATGGCTAACGAATGA
- a CDS encoding MBL fold metallo-hydrolase, whose protein sequence is MRLQEIDRAEITVLVDNYTDLLRSDSSSVVKRPPLSNGEVLLAEHGLSLYITTWSGNESISILMDAGASKISLQYNANQLGISLKDIAALVISHGHDDHVGSLIEVLECAGRPVPVYVHPGSFSRRQKRFSNEPFIDIAPPDLNACRNAGAELLFTSGPTMFWHDRILITGDIERTTEFEQSNPVYYVEDSDSWVPDEFHDDQAIILNLKEKGLVIITGCAHAGVINTIRYARMITGMDQIYAVIGGFHLSGSFFSRIINPTVAAMKEIDPEYVIPLHCTGWEAITQLTEEMPNQVILNTVGSTYQFG, encoded by the coding sequence ATGAGACTTCAGGAGATAGACAGAGCCGAGATAACGGTCCTTGTTGATAATTATACTGACCTCCTCAGGTCAGATTCATCATCTGTTGTAAAAAGGCCACCCCTCTCAAATGGCGAGGTTTTGCTGGCTGAGCACGGTCTTTCACTGTATATTACAACATGGTCAGGTAATGAGTCGATATCGATTTTGATGGATGCTGGTGCCTCAAAGATCTCTCTTCAGTATAATGCTAACCAACTGGGCATATCCCTGAAAGATATTGCTGCTCTGGTGATCAGCCATGGTCATGATGATCACGTGGGTTCTCTTATTGAAGTTCTGGAGTGTGCAGGCCGGCCGGTTCCGGTATATGTTCACCCTGGTTCATTTTCAAGGAGGCAGAAACGGTTCTCTAATGAACCCTTCATTGATATTGCTCCTCCGGATCTGAATGCATGCAGGAATGCAGGAGCAGAACTTCTCTTTACATCAGGACCTACCATGTTTTGGCATGACCGGATCCTGATAACCGGTGATATTGAACGAACTACTGAATTTGAACAGAGTAATCCTGTTTACTATGTTGAAGATTCTGACTCATGGGTTCCTGATGAGTTTCATGATGATCAGGCTATTATCCTCAATCTCAAAGAAAAAGGCCTGGTGATTATTACCGGGTGTGCTCATGCAGGAGTCATCAATACGATCCGGTATGCCCGCATGATCACCGGGATGGACCAGATCTATGCAGTTATCGGAGGATTTCATCTTTCTGGTTCGTTCTTTAGCAGGATAATTAATCCAACCGTTGCTGCCATGAAAGAGATTGATCCTGAATATGTAATTCCATTACACTGCACCGGTTGGGAAGCAATAACCCAGTTAACTGAAGAGATGCCGAATCAGGTGATACTCAATACGGTTGGATCAACATACCAGTTTGGGTAA